A genomic stretch from Tenrec ecaudatus isolate mTenEca1 chromosome 17, mTenEca1.hap1, whole genome shotgun sequence includes:
- the LOC142430490 gene encoding LOW QUALITY PROTEIN: uncharacterized protein LOC142430490 (The sequence of the model RefSeq protein was modified relative to this genomic sequence to represent the inferred CDS: substituted 1 base at 1 genomic stop codon), producing the protein MASSSDWLSGVNIMLAMAYGNLLLQHAKNNRDLTVGRDQVDGTAHTPPVISEIAAVTMGQNRSNKVQKSAVLNGDEKTFRHVEREQFYSEMRFPECEQSRLMKSQWIQHQESYEIDKPHPGDKRGTAFIEESLLSEHQIIDTLDKTYRCRYCGKSYLKKHQKTHAAQTLCVCNECGKGFTRKSLLTAHQRTHTGEKPHVCGECGKGFIQKNHLKMHLQTHTGGKPYVCHECGKAFSWKKSLLGHQAFHTGEKPHVCGECGKAFIWKNNLSDHQRTHTGEKPHVCGECGKTFIGKKNLADHRRTHTGKRPHLCGECGKAFLRKAALTVHQLIHTGEKPHVCSECGKGFTQKANLKAHLQTHTGEKPHVCGECGKGFIRKKGLSVHQGIHTGEKPHVCGECGKGFIGKKDLTVHQGIHTGDKPHVHSECGKSFIQKGDLKTHLXIHTGSKTHVCGECGKDFLRKNKPIVHQQTHPGEREIPCHEGVVDFSNEPFVLYVFTKFLSQSGLKSSLTIGGNTLQHKLKVEENKYISS; encoded by the exons ATGGCGTCCAGTAGTGACTGGCTGTCCGGGGTGAATATCATGCTGGCAATGGCCTACGGGAACCTGCT cttgcagcACGCAAAGAACAACCGGGACCTGACAGTGGGGCGCGATCAGGTTGATGGGACTGCCCACACCCCTCCCGTCATCTCCGAGATAGCAGCTGTCACGATGGGGCAG aacaggaGCAACAAAGTACAGAAGTCAGCTGTGCTCAAtggagatgagaaaacttttcgcCATGTTGAACGGGAGCAATTTTATAGTGAAATgagattccctgagtgtgaacaatccaggctcatgaagtccCAGTGGATTCAGCATCAGGAATCATATGAAATTGACAAACCACACCCAGGTGATAAACGTGGGACGGCCTTCATTGAAGAGTCTTTGCTGTCTGAGCACCAGATCATTGATACACTAGATAAGACCTACAGATGCAGATattgtgg TAAATCATACCTCAAGaaacatcagaaaactcatgCGGCACAGACTCTCTGTGTGtgcaatgaatgtgggaaaggcttcaccaggaagagtcttctcactgctcatcagcgaactcatactggggagaaaccccatgtatgtggtgaatgtggcaaaggcttcattcagaaaaacCATCTCAAAATGCATCTACAAACTCATACAGGAGgaaaaccctatgtatgtcatgagtgtggtaaagctttcagctggAAAAAATCCCTTCTAGGACATCAGGCATTtcacacaggagaaaaaccccatgtatgtggtgaatgtggaaaagcttttatctggAAGAATAATCTCAGTGATCATCAGCGAacgcatactggagagaaaccccatgtatgtggtgaatgtggaaaaactttTATTGGGAAGAAGAACCTCGCTGATCatcggcgaactcatactggaaagaGACCTCatctatgtggtgaatgtggaaaagcctttctcaggaaggctgctctcactgttcatcagttaattcatactggagagaaacctcatgtatgtagtgaatgtggaaaaggcttcactCAGAAAGCAAATCTCAAAGCTCATctacaaactcatactggagagaaaccccatgtatgtggtgaatgtggaaaaggctttatcaggaagaagggcctcagtgttcatcagggaattcatactggagagaaaccccatgtatgcggtgaatgtggaaaaggctttatcggGAAGAAGGACCTCACTGTTCATCagggaattcatactggagataaACCCCATGTacatagtgaatgtggcaaaagcttcattcagaaaggagatctcaaaactcatctatgaattcaCACAGGAAGCAaaacccatgtatgtggtgaatgtggaaaagactTTCTTAGGAAGAATAAGCCcattgttcatcagcaaactcatcctggagagagagaaatcccat gtCATgaaggtgttgtagattttagtaatgagccctttgtcctatATGTCTTTACTAaattcctctcccagtct